The DNA region TGGTGTCCGGGGTCGGCGAAGTGCTGTGCTACCTGAGCACGCTGATGACCCTGGAACCCGGCGATCTGGTGCTCACCGGCACCCCGGCGGGCGTCGCGGTCAGCCGGCCCGAGCCGAAACCGTATCTGCGCGACGGCGATGTGGTCGTCGTGGAGGTCGCCGGACTGGGCAGGCAGCAGACCCTGGCCACCGGAGTGCGCGGCTGAACCGAACCGTCCTGCACCGCTGAGACTTTCCGCGACGACGCCCGACGCGCTGCTGGGGCGCTGACCTCGTCGCCACGGGATGATTCGAACGGCCCGGCCGCTGTGGAGGCCGGGCCGTTCGTCCTGTCCGGGGCCGCTCAGGACTTGTTGCCGCCCAGGCTGAATCGCACGCCGGACGGATCGGCCACCGCCGCCAGCCGCCCGTACGGGGTGTCCTCCGGCGGCCGCACCACGCTGCCGCCCAGCTCCGCCACCTTCCGCACGGAAGCGTCAACATCCTCGACACCGAAGTACACCGCCCAATACCCGGGCACCGCGGGCGGCAGGAAACTCGACGAATCCATCACGCCACCCAGCATCGGGGTAACGGAATGGATTGTGGTGTAGCGGAATTCGGGTGTATCGGCGATCGTGAACGGATCCTGCCAGCCGAACACCTCCCGATAGAACTTCAACGCGTCGTCGTAACTGCGGGTGTGTAGTTCGAACCAGGAGGGTGCGCCGACGTGGCCGTCCCATTTCCCGTCGCCCACCACGCCGCGCTGCTCGAACCCGGTCATGGTGCCGGGTTCCCACACCCCGATCCCGACTCCGCCGTTGTCCCCGAATACCCCGAACTTGCCGAGCTCGGCCACCGGCATCACCGGCACCACGGTCATGCCGCCCGCCGCGGTCACCTTCTCGGCCGTGGCTTCGGCGTCGATGCTGGCCAGGTACACCATCCACTGGCTCGGCCCGCCCGAACCGTCGTTGGCCATCCCGCCCGCCACCGCGTTCCCGTCCTTGCGGAAGGTGATGTAGTTCCCGTGTTCGGGCGAAACCTCGGCGGTCCAGCCGAACAGCTCACCGTAGAAGGCCATGGCGCCCTCGGGATCGGTGGTGAAGAGATCGGTCCAGATCGGATCGCCGGGCTGCGTTGAATAGGACATGTCAACTCCTCGAATCGATGTCTTCGTCTCCTGGGAATGGAGACGACACGGCGCTGGGGAAATCATCGCCCGTGACAACTGTCATGGCCGGGAGGTGATGG from Nocardia tengchongensis includes:
- a CDS encoding VOC family protein, producing the protein MSYSTQPGDPIWTDLFTTDPEGAMAFYGELFGWTAEVSPEHGNYITFRKDGNAVAGGMANDGSGGPSQWMVYLASIDAEATAEKVTAAGGMTVVPVMPVAELGKFGVFGDNGGVGIGVWEPGTMTGFEQRGVVGDGKWDGHVGAPSWFELHTRSYDDALKFYREVFGWQDPFTIADTPEFRYTTIHSVTPMLGGVMDSSSFLPPAVPGYWAVYFGVEDVDASVRKVAELGGSVVRPPEDTPYGRLAAVADPSGVRFSLGGNKS